In a single window of the Natronosalvus caseinilyticus genome:
- a CDS encoding ArsR/SmtB family transcription factor, protein MTLIDVLGNGTRLKILRKLSQGPKYVSELTESVGMDGKTAVHHLSTLEKAGMVNWYMRGNRKYYELNRSLELRIAPPPERTFVLQTTELSREAQSTE, encoded by the coding sequence ATGACGCTCATCGACGTACTGGGGAACGGCACGCGACTGAAGATCCTTCGGAAGCTCTCGCAGGGACCGAAGTACGTCTCTGAACTGACGGAATCGGTCGGAATGGACGGAAAGACTGCGGTACACCACCTCTCGACCCTCGAGAAGGCCGGGATGGTGAACTGGTACATGCGCGGCAACCGGAAGTACTACGAGTTGAACCGGTCGCTCGAGTTGCGGATCGCTCCGCCGCCCGAACGGACGTTCGTCCTTCAGACTACGGAGCTGTCTCGGGAAGCGCAGTCGACCGAGTAG
- a CDS encoding sodium:calcium antiporter: MVTTGVELAVLVGAFVLGVATVVYSVEVFIEAVAQSAVSLGISGFFLAVVLAGVDLENAVLGVTAAAVELPGLALGTVFGEALFVLAVAVGIAGLLVPFRMDVPRIYLLLILVVPLPAFALSVDGTIGRAGGAGLLVLFVPLLTAIYWLERRSETTYLLAEEVEGVVDLAEDRSGAEPTGQPDDVAEPAVEPDGDGTAADEWLADVDLDVDEFVPSLEGRSGRFALGVAVLAAVGMTVGSGITVVSAEGIFVSLGISGLAFGATVLSFIASIEELALTVEPVRQGRPHLAVGNVVGSTVFYVTANVGIVALLTPIDTGGAVMTVHWPIFAASLVVVAAMLARGRVTRSGGALLLALYGVYWIANYA, translated from the coding sequence ATGGTCACGACGGGTGTCGAACTGGCCGTCCTCGTCGGGGCGTTCGTGCTGGGAGTGGCAACCGTCGTTTACTCCGTCGAGGTGTTCATCGAGGCCGTGGCCCAGAGCGCCGTCTCGCTCGGGATCTCGGGATTCTTTCTCGCGGTCGTCCTCGCCGGCGTCGACCTCGAAAACGCGGTTCTCGGCGTCACCGCTGCTGCCGTCGAACTGCCGGGACTGGCCCTCGGGACGGTGTTTGGCGAGGCGCTGTTCGTCCTTGCCGTCGCCGTTGGCATCGCGGGGCTGCTCGTGCCCTTCCGGATGGACGTCCCCCGTATCTATCTCCTGTTGATCCTTGTCGTCCCTCTCCCCGCGTTCGCGCTGTCGGTCGACGGGACGATCGGCCGCGCCGGCGGAGCGGGGCTGCTCGTCCTGTTCGTCCCCCTGTTGACCGCCATCTACTGGCTCGAGCGCCGGTCGGAGACGACCTACCTGCTCGCAGAGGAGGTCGAGGGTGTCGTCGACCTCGCGGAGGACCGCTCCGGGGCCGAGCCGACCGGTCAGCCGGACGACGTGGCCGAGCCCGCGGTGGAGCCGGACGGCGACGGGACGGCGGCCGACGAGTGGCTGGCCGACGTGGACCTCGACGTGGACGAGTTCGTCCCGAGCCTCGAGGGTCGGAGCGGCCGATTCGCACTCGGCGTCGCCGTCCTCGCGGCCGTCGGCATGACCGTCGGGTCCGGGATCACGGTCGTCAGCGCCGAGGGGATTTTCGTCTCGCTCGGGATCTCGGGACTCGCGTTCGGCGCGACCGTGCTCTCTTTTATCGCCTCGATCGAGGAACTGGCGTTGACGGTCGAACCGGTCAGGCAGGGTCGGCCGCACCTCGCGGTGGGAAACGTCGTGGGGAGTACGGTCTTCTACGTGACGGCCAACGTCGGAATCGTCGCCCTGTTGACCCCGATCGACACCGGCGGCGCCGTCATGACCGTCCACTGGCCGATCTTCGCGGCGTCGCTGGTCGTCGTCGCGGCCATGCTTGCCCGGGGACGGGTGACCCGGTCCGGCGGGGCGCTCCTGCTCGCGCTCTACGGTGTTTACTGGATCGCGAACTACGCCTGA
- a CDS encoding PQQ-dependent sugar dehydrogenase: MSEQENTGRPTVPDVTRRTLLRSAAIGTAAGLGATAAVAQDDSEDGFLQEEPTVGLETVAEELTAPVDFQVADEETDRRFVVDQTGQIYVHGEGGLEDEPFLDISGRMVDLMEDFDERGLLGLAFHPNFEENGRFFVRYSAPPREVTPEEWSHTFVLSEFETEGDDNESADPNSERVVLEIDEPQSNHNSGMVAFGPDGYLYVSTGDGGGANDNDEEHVEDWYDENGGGNGQDTTENLLGAVLRIDVDEGTGEGEDDGTEGDDAGDGTDNRTYGIPEDNPFAEEGEFDSDEGLPEHYAWGLRNPWGSMDFHGDRMLLADVGQNLFEEVNAIEKGGNYGWNVKEGTHCFSTESPEEAPEDEGCPDETPDDVRGGEELTDPVIEYPQEYEGEPIGVSIIGGHVYDGDTVSDLEETYVFGDWSGPLFLARPPEGWLEDEGMDDEGDGDDIGNGNETADTDGNETDAGGDGDMDDSGDGEDDLWPMERLVVEANDLAAEGALDRNILAFGQDSDGEVYVLTTENTGPTGETGQVHRIVEADSDGDAGAEGEDEEAGKAEEEKEGTGNETDDDLGGNETDGE, encoded by the coding sequence ATGTCAGAACAAGAGAACACAGGCCGACCGACGGTTCCGGACGTGACGCGGCGGACGCTGCTCCGCTCGGCGGCGATCGGCACCGCGGCCGGTCTCGGGGCGACGGCGGCGGTAGCACAGGACGACAGCGAAGACGGTTTCCTGCAAGAAGAACCGACCGTCGGACTCGAGACCGTCGCGGAGGAACTGACGGCGCCGGTCGACTTCCAGGTCGCCGACGAGGAGACCGACCGGCGGTTCGTCGTCGACCAGACCGGCCAGATCTACGTCCACGGCGAGGGCGGCCTCGAGGACGAACCGTTCCTCGACATTTCGGGCCGGATGGTCGACCTGATGGAGGACTTCGACGAGCGCGGCCTGCTGGGACTCGCGTTCCACCCCAACTTCGAGGAGAACGGCAGGTTCTTCGTGCGCTACAGCGCACCCCCGCGAGAAGTGACGCCCGAGGAGTGGAGCCACACCTTCGTCCTCTCGGAGTTCGAGACGGAGGGCGACGACAACGAGTCGGCCGATCCCAACTCCGAGCGGGTGGTCCTGGAGATCGACGAGCCGCAGTCCAACCACAACTCCGGCATGGTCGCGTTCGGTCCGGACGGCTACCTCTACGTCTCCACGGGTGACGGCGGCGGTGCGAATGACAACGATGAGGAGCACGTCGAGGACTGGTACGACGAGAACGGGGGCGGCAACGGTCAGGATACGACCGAGAACCTCCTCGGTGCCGTCCTTCGGATCGACGTCGACGAAGGAACCGGCGAGGGGGAAGACGACGGGACCGAGGGCGACGACGCCGGCGACGGGACCGACAACCGGACGTACGGTATTCCCGAGGACAATCCCTTCGCCGAGGAAGGGGAGTTCGATTCCGACGAGGGACTTCCGGAGCACTACGCCTGGGGGCTGCGCAACCCCTGGGGGAGCATGGATTTCCACGGCGATCGGATGCTGCTGGCCGACGTCGGACAGAACCTGTTCGAGGAAGTCAACGCGATCGAGAAGGGCGGCAACTACGGTTGGAACGTCAAGGAAGGCACTCACTGTTTCAGCACCGAATCGCCAGAGGAGGCGCCCGAGGACGAGGGCTGCCCCGACGAGACGCCCGACGACGTTCGCGGCGGCGAGGAACTGACCGACCCGGTCATCGAGTACCCGCAGGAGTACGAGGGCGAACCCATCGGTGTCTCGATCATCGGCGGCCACGTCTACGACGGCGATACCGTCTCGGATCTCGAGGAAACGTACGTCTTCGGCGACTGGAGCGGCCCGCTGTTCCTCGCACGGCCGCCCGAAGGGTGGCTCGAGGACGAGGGAATGGACGACGAAGGCGACGGGGACGACATCGGAAACGGTAACGAGACCGCCGACACGGACGGGAACGAAACCGACGCCGGTGGCGACGGAGATATGGATGACAGCGGCGACGGCGAGGACGACCTCTGGCCGATGGAGCGGTTAGTCGTCGAGGCGAACGATCTCGCCGCGGAGGGCGCGCTTGATCGGAACATCCTCGCGTTCGGCCAGGATTCCGACGGCGAGGTTTACGTACTCACTACCGAGAATACCGGCCCCACCGGCGAGACCGGCCAGGTCCACCGGATCGTCGAGGCGGATAGCGACGGTGACGCCGGTGCCGAGGGAGAGGATGAAGAAGCCGGGAAAGCGGAGGAAGAGAAAGAAGGTACCGGTAACGAGACCGATGACGACTTAGGTGGCAACGAGACCGACGGCGAATAG
- a CDS encoding plastocyanin/azurin family copper-binding protein, whose amino-acid sequence MTYQNDRSGSLRRTFMKAAAATGVAVGAGTAVATQGDALSTDIELDGDRGGWEGTSPDEISGGTNPTLVLEAGTTYTVTWENGDGEPHNFVIVDEEDERLVSTDIMSSRGETQTVEFEATEEMVAYFCAPHRGSMIGDVEIVGGDEGADEAEEAEAEEETDGPDIETVVDISGEPTAENLAVDPDGSLYFSITAGEIRRITATQTQETGLSLDDAELVGELPGDTLGVEVAPDGTSYAAVQSGEETGVWRLPRDAAGTESDDGGETDGEDEADATVATSSHDEFGEILVDSEGMTLYMFDEDEQDAGESACYDDCEENWPPLTAEEEPTAGDDISAELTTFEREDGETQVAANGWPLYYFAQDEEAGDANGQGIGDVWWVLDEAGEPVRETDDEAANGDEAEDNEVEGDEAADAELFAILGVEDEAVPNGIAHDRLRDRLLVTESFGGVVYEIPLDADDPENAASVWFEDDRLSTEMFGVNGLTITPDDDVFLAVTDDEVDGEEAGRIVRVPVEDDGSAGEGETFVEGPEVHGADGLAYHSLDELLYVAAILQSTVVLVSSDGETESVATEDDGLVFCSDVAFGTVPGQCNDLFICNFAPEQPEESAILRWSP is encoded by the coding sequence ATGACCTACCAAAACGACCGGAGCGGTTCACTCAGGCGAACGTTCATGAAAGCAGCCGCGGCCACGGGCGTCGCGGTCGGGGCGGGTACGGCAGTCGCGACCCAGGGGGATGCCCTCTCGACCGACATCGAACTCGACGGAGACAGAGGCGGTTGGGAGGGGACTTCTCCCGACGAGATCAGCGGGGGGACGAATCCGACGCTCGTCCTGGAGGCCGGTACGACGTACACGGTCACCTGGGAGAACGGAGACGGTGAACCCCACAATTTCGTTATCGTCGACGAGGAGGACGAACGACTTGTCTCGACCGATATCATGAGTTCTCGCGGCGAAACGCAGACCGTCGAGTTCGAAGCCACCGAGGAGATGGTCGCGTACTTCTGTGCACCGCACAGAGGATCGATGATCGGCGACGTCGAGATCGTCGGGGGTGACGAAGGGGCGGACGAAGCGGAAGAAGCGGAAGCGGAGGAAGAAACTGACGGCCCGGACATCGAGACTGTCGTCGACATCTCGGGCGAGCCGACGGCCGAGAACCTCGCGGTGGACCCCGACGGCTCGCTGTACTTCAGCATCACCGCCGGCGAGATCAGACGGATCACCGCGACGCAGACCCAGGAGACGGGACTGTCCCTCGACGACGCCGAACTGGTCGGCGAGCTTCCCGGCGATACGCTGGGCGTCGAGGTCGCTCCCGACGGGACGTCCTACGCCGCGGTGCAATCCGGAGAGGAAACGGGCGTCTGGCGATTGCCCCGCGACGCGGCGGGGACGGAATCGGACGACGGGGGCGAGACCGACGGCGAGGACGAAGCTGACGCTACCGTCGCGACGAGTTCCCACGACGAGTTCGGCGAGATCCTCGTCGACTCGGAGGGAATGACCCTCTACATGTTCGACGAGGACGAACAGGACGCAGGGGAGAGCGCGTGTTACGACGACTGCGAGGAGAACTGGCCGCCGTTGACCGCCGAGGAGGAGCCGACCGCCGGCGACGACATTTCGGCTGAACTAACGACGTTCGAGCGCGAGGACGGGGAGACGCAGGTTGCCGCGAACGGCTGGCCGCTTTACTACTTCGCCCAGGACGAGGAAGCCGGCGACGCGAACGGGCAGGGCATCGGCGACGTCTGGTGGGTGCTCGACGAGGCCGGCGAGCCGGTTCGCGAGACGGACGACGAGGCGGCGAACGGAGACGAAGCGGAAGACAACGAAGTCGAGGGCGACGAGGCCGCCGACGCGGAACTGTTCGCCATCCTCGGCGTCGAGGACGAAGCCGTCCCGAACGGGATTGCGCACGATCGGCTGCGCGATCGGCTCCTGGTCACGGAATCCTTCGGCGGGGTGGTCTACGAAATCCCGCTCGACGCGGACGATCCCGAGAACGCGGCGTCGGTCTGGTTCGAGGACGACCGCCTCTCCACCGAGATGTTCGGCGTCAACGGGCTCACCATCACGCCGGACGACGACGTGTTCCTCGCGGTCACCGACGACGAGGTCGACGGCGAGGAGGCCGGCCGGATCGTGCGCGTCCCCGTCGAAGACGACGGAAGCGCGGGAGAGGGCGAGACGTTCGTAGAGGGGCCGGAGGTGCACGGCGCGGACGGGCTCGCGTATCACTCCCTCGACGAGCTACTCTACGTCGCCGCAATTCTCCAGAGCACGGTCGTACTAGTCTCCTCCGACGGGGAGACCGAATCGGTCGCGACGGAAGACGACGGTCTCGTCTTCTGTTCGGACGTGGCGTTCGGAACGGTCCCCGGCCAGTGTAACGACCTGTTCATCTGCAACTTCGCTCCCGAACAGCCGGAGGAGTCGGCGATTCTCCGGTGGTCGCCGTAA
- a CDS encoding cupredoxin domain-containing protein, giving the protein MTMHDQRADDTELKVLRRTVLRSTAAGAGLAALSGRAVGDDEGEADEDGDEAADEEEGNGGTEAEFAEVVVDTQVTDGSSVEIESATLPDGGFVSLVDPVAAHDELPLETMPDLGQVLAVQVQGASEFLEAGTHEDVVIEFEEPLEGERLYQVWAHQDTTGDETLSFIESAGEEDGRYPEPQPAAEGFQEADEILLEGRIEGWTGVEPNVISGQTNPTLVFVEGETYQITWENADGAGHNIELRDEGGEVVDDYSTDVMAEEGETQTLEFEATSEMAQYVCDPHDDTMVGDIEIESEEDAAENGEDGAEDEENGEDDEGTADEEAEEEAEEGDPGEAQAGEEENGEDEENGEDGADDGEEAENGGDDEGTADEEAEEEAEEGDPGEVQAGEEGNGEEAENGEEETDDEENGGDGADDGEEAENGGEGIHPTQEPPIVMGDVYLHQLQEGIELSDEE; this is encoded by the coding sequence ATGACTATGCACGATCAACGAGCCGACGACACAGAACTGAAGGTACTGCGGCGAACCGTCCTCAGATCGACCGCGGCGGGCGCGGGACTCGCCGCGCTGAGTGGGCGAGCTGTCGGAGACGACGAAGGGGAAGCCGACGAAGATGGGGACGAGGCAGCCGACGAAGAGGAAGGCAACGGCGGCACGGAGGCGGAGTTCGCCGAGGTCGTTGTCGACACCCAGGTTACCGATGGGTCCTCCGTCGAGATCGAATCGGCGACGCTGCCCGATGGTGGTTTCGTCTCCCTCGTGGATCCCGTGGCCGCTCACGACGAACTGCCGCTCGAGACGATGCCCGATCTGGGGCAAGTCCTCGCAGTTCAGGTTCAAGGTGCCTCCGAGTTCCTCGAAGCGGGCACTCACGAGGACGTCGTGATCGAATTCGAGGAACCCCTGGAAGGAGAGCGGCTCTACCAGGTGTGGGCCCACCAGGATACCACCGGCGACGAGACGCTCTCCTTCATCGAGAGCGCTGGCGAAGAGGACGGACGGTATCCGGAGCCCCAACCCGCAGCGGAAGGGTTCCAAGAGGCCGACGAGATCCTCCTCGAGGGGCGGATCGAAGGGTGGACCGGCGTCGAGCCCAACGTGATCAGCGGCCAGACCAACCCGACCCTCGTCTTCGTCGAAGGAGAAACCTACCAAATTACGTGGGAAAACGCCGACGGGGCGGGACACAACATCGAACTCCGAGACGAGGGCGGCGAGGTCGTCGACGACTACTCGACTGACGTCATGGCCGAAGAGGGCGAGACGCAGACGCTCGAGTTCGAGGCCACCAGCGAGATGGCGCAGTACGTCTGTGACCCTCACGACGATACGATGGTCGGCGATATCGAGATCGAAAGCGAGGAAGATGCGGCGGAGAACGGCGAAGACGGAGCGGAGGACGAGGAGAACGGCGAGGACGACGAGGGGACGGCGGACGAAGAAGCGGAAGAGGAAGCCGAAGAGGGGGATCCAGGCGAGGCGCAAGCGGGCGAAGAGGAGAACGGCGAGGACGAGGAGAACGGGGAAGACGGAGCGGACGACGGCGAGGAAGCGGAGAACGGCGGAGACGACGAAGGGACGGCGGACGAAGAAGCGGAAGAGGAAGCCGAAGAGGGAGATCCAGGCGAGGTGCAAGCGGGCGAAGAGGGGAACGGGGAGGAAGCGGAGAACGGCGAGGAAGAAACGGACGACGAGGAGAACGGCGGGGACGGAGCAGACGACGGCGAGGAAGCGGAGAACGGCGGGGAGGGTATCCACCCCACCCAGGAGCCGCCCATCGTCATGGGCGACGTGTACCTGCATCAGCTTCAAGAGGGAATCGAGCTGTCGGACGAGGAATAG
- a CDS encoding PQQ-binding-like beta-propeller repeat protein produces MNRMLQNEIDHREDVEVIREGPYQEKPGESNIEQFDTDQITEGEITEEHLHETGERTDNWLIMGGAYDSQRRYPGDELNPENVGDLEVEWEFEHGDPPMTAYQNSPIIVQGDPPIMYLTFGPDELHALNARTGEFLWSHIYEPTVGASPDTAPAERGAAVFCDWVIKSTLDLGVMAVDRYTGEDVWYYNGACAYRGEPADDLMHEELMWERSRGTTSSWPPLIYDGKIMKGSFGGEYGVSGFFDAISLEGEPQWRVNMTPEEEWVGDSWKHGGATAWASGAVDVETDQVIIPSANAAPWYGTVRPGWNPYSAGKVAVSTEDGEYRWHHQDAPHDYWDYDSPSPALVYTAEVDGEERRLASWAPKSGWVHTVDVETGQLVQRSEEYVQHHNMWTIPGKEDLNKMPWIMPWLGGGTNPQPSSYHQESQTMVVTGHNEPWRWAWEDTWYEPPGEGFSGIAELETTEYLEEWNGFHGVVAGIDPVSGEVKWQDWHDDVARGGTLSTASGVSFAGTRGGDFIAYDTETGERLWADQPGGEDGEVDGSPVAWHDPYEEKVFVFVSTQQSGVATAYSVEV; encoded by the coding sequence ATGAACCGAATGCTACAAAACGAGATCGACCACAGGGAGGACGTTGAGGTCATCCGAGAGGGCCCGTACCAAGAGAAACCCGGCGAGTCGAATATTGAACAGTTCGACACCGATCAGATCACCGAGGGAGAGATCACGGAAGAACACCTCCACGAAACGGGCGAGCGGACCGACAACTGGCTGATCATGGGGGGCGCCTACGACAGCCAGCGCCGGTATCCAGGTGACGAGTTGAATCCGGAGAACGTCGGCGACCTCGAGGTCGAGTGGGAGTTCGAGCACGGGGATCCGCCGATGACGGCGTACCAGAACTCGCCGATAATCGTCCAGGGCGATCCCCCGATCATGTACCTCACGTTCGGGCCCGACGAACTACACGCCCTGAATGCACGAACCGGCGAGTTCCTCTGGTCGCACATCTACGAGCCGACCGTCGGGGCGAGTCCCGACACCGCCCCCGCCGAGCGCGGCGCGGCCGTGTTCTGCGACTGGGTGATAAAGAGCACCCTCGATCTCGGCGTGATGGCCGTAGATCGGTACACGGGCGAGGACGTGTGGTACTACAACGGCGCGTGTGCGTACCGGGGCGAGCCCGCCGACGACCTCATGCACGAGGAACTCATGTGGGAGCGCTCCCGCGGGACCACTTCGTCGTGGCCGCCGCTCATCTACGACGGGAAGATCATGAAGGGCAGCTTCGGCGGCGAGTACGGCGTCAGCGGCTTCTTCGACGCGATATCGCTCGAAGGCGAGCCGCAGTGGCGGGTCAACATGACCCCCGAGGAGGAGTGGGTCGGCGACTCCTGGAAGCACGGCGGCGCCACCGCCTGGGCCTCCGGGGCCGTCGACGTCGAGACCGACCAGGTCATCATCCCGTCGGCGAACGCGGCGCCGTGGTACGGTACCGTCCGACCGGGGTGGAACCCTTACTCCGCCGGCAAGGTTGCGGTGAGCACCGAGGACGGCGAGTACCGGTGGCACCACCAGGACGCGCCCCACGACTACTGGGACTACGATTCGCCGAGCCCCGCGCTGGTCTACACCGCCGAGGTCGACGGCGAGGAGCGGCGACTCGCCTCGTGGGCCCCGAAGTCCGGCTGGGTACACACGGTCGACGTCGAGACCGGCCAGCTCGTCCAGCGCAGCGAGGAGTACGTCCAGCACCACAACATGTGGACGATCCCGGGGAAGGAGGACCTGAACAAGATGCCGTGGATCATGCCCTGGTTGGGCGGCGGAACGAACCCCCAGCCCAGTTCCTACCACCAGGAAAGCCAAACGATGGTCGTCACCGGACACAACGAGCCGTGGCGGTGGGCCTGGGAAGACACGTGGTACGAGCCGCCGGGTGAGGGCTTCTCCGGCATCGCCGAACTCGAGACGACCGAGTACCTCGAGGAGTGGAACGGATTCCACGGCGTCGTCGCCGGCATCGATCCCGTCAGCGGCGAGGTCAAGTGGCAGGACTGGCACGACGACGTGGCCCGAGGCGGAACGCTGTCGACCGCATCCGGCGTGTCGTTCGCCGGAACCCGCGGCGGGGACTTCATCGCCTACGACACGGAAACCGGCGAACGGCTGTGGGCCGACCAGCCCGGCGGCGAAGACGGCGAGGTAGACGGGTCGCCCGTCGCCTGGCACGATCCCTACGAGGAGAAGGTGTTCGTCTTCGTCTCGACCCAGCAATCCGGCGTCGCGACCGCGTACTCGGTCGAGGTGTGA